GAGCTTGCATCGCATGGGACTCACAATCTTCACATTGGCCCTGACTATCCTTCGTGTATCATTCTACCTTTTGTCTGAGCAGGGAATAGAGAAACATAATtgatgatggagaagagCGTTTTCCCTTCGTTTTCCTTCTGATAAATTACGAATAAATCACTGAATTATCAATCAAGCTTTTCTTCACGGACATATACATTTCCATATGCCTTTTACCTGATAATCAAAAATTTCAGTACCTTTATCCATAGACTTGTAAGTCTTACAAGTATATAAGTTCTTGTATTATACTGCTAGATCCAACTCAAGTGTAAAAGCGTATGTAAGATTCAATGTGGCTTATACCTTATAGGTATAATCATATATCCCGAAACTATTACTTGACATAGCTTTATACCACTCATGGACCTCTGAGTATACTATCTAAGAACTTGAGTGCTTCGGTAAGTGGTTAGGAAGATATTACATGCTTTTGTAAGGAAACCTATGAGCACTATGTATATAGGTATACTTATTGTAGAAAGTTCTGTACTCCACAGGTGACTTTTGATAATCCATTTGCTCGTCAATCTTCGAAGTGGCGTTTCACCTAGGATAGTGGTACCCGTGTGAGTTGGTACTAACCTACAATATGTCGCTCCAATGTCTAAGGTTTTCCATTAGGTGTAGAATGTTACATTGATAACGCGATGGGCAAGTCGGGCAAACGGCTGGAAGCTTACAAAGTCCAACGCCTTCTTGGCGACAAAATACTTTTAACTTACACAATCCAACAGCTAAGCTCGTCAAAAAAAGAATGCATACAGGGGTGCTAGGCCGTTGCCCTGCGAGCTGAGACCCACTGTAGGGGCTTGAATCCATAGCCACTACTGAGACACTTGTATGAATATAGCTCATACTCAAGCCCCTTTGTGCCACACTTATTCTTGCGGTGTGCGGTATGTGGTTTCACAAATAGTGTCCACCATGGGACCAATATTAGATGCTGTCAAAGCTCCTAGCCTTTATATATCAGTTGTGATACTATGATCGCTTCCTCGATACTACCAGCAACTCATTGACCCGGTGAACATCGtctttctatatatcttaataattaatgGCTATATAACTCAAATGAAAGAGAACAGTTATGCAGAATCTAAATTTCTTTTAGGCAACGTTCTCCTGTTACCCTAATAACGTGGCAAAACCTCCTTGGACGTTCTAGCCTTCTAGTGGAGGCGTTTGTAATAGTTTCATGACAGAATTTGCTCATTAATGATTCAGCCTGGGGCCTTAGGCGCCCTAAACTAACTTTCGTCTTCTGGGTGTTGCGTTTGGAAGAGTACTTATATATGAATACCTTGGCTCCGAGATAGAAGGCAGAAATCTATCTGCACTAATAGTCTTTACCTATCGCTGTTACCCAAGGCCCTTCGAGCCATGAGAGTGATAAATCTTTTACAGACCTGGTCTGTCGGGGGGAGCTTGATTGTCTTTGGACTGTGGTTCCAATCCTGCAACACTGAATCGCTCGGCAATCCTGTCACACCAGGTACTCTGCCTCTACTGGATAATTCTACCACCGTGGATAATTGCAGTGCATACAGCGACAATGCATTGAAACCACTTAGTATACGTGGAGAGGGTAAGCACGAGTGGGAAAGTGACATTGGGTCATTTGTGGAAGGTGTCCTGAAGGACGACCATTCACTTGTGGATGAAAAGACAACTCTGTACAAGGGCAACAATGATCCAAGCGACAACTACGGACACGCCATTGGCTGGGAGCGTAATAAGAGGAACGTTCGATTCCGGTGTGGGTGTAGCAGGCCGAGAGTGAAAATGATAGAAACAGCATGGCTTAATATCGTCACGATGGTCAGTTTGAAATACCGCCTCGGTATAGAAGGAAAAACGACTGACTGGTGAAAAGCTGAAACACATGGCGCCTGTCTTGCAAAAGCTACGACAGCACCATCAGAATGCTACTCCACTAGCTCAATTGCCAGCTGCAGAACAATCTATTTTGAATCTGTTCAGAGTGGTGTACGGTTCTGGACCAGCTGTTCAAGAGCTTGGTCGAATTGAAAGTACGCTGCTCAGTACTCCAAACGTGAGTAATAAGGAGCTGACCAGATACTTTTAGGAATGAGGTCAAGTATACTGAAGGCACTGTCCTCACTTTGGTACGAACTTAACTTTTGGTGCGGCGATTTAGAATGGATACTTGACGAGGAATACCAGATCATTCAAAACAAACCGAAAAAATGTGCTACGAAAACTAATATTCAGAGCGGAAGAGCTCCCCTGTACCGATTGAACTCTGACCAAGGTTGGCCTTCTATTCATAGCAATATCTTTCCTTAATGTCGCTGACTCATTCTAGTAATGTGGAGAAATAAACATGACAATTGGGTGACATACATGGCGAAACGGGATAGTTATTGcaaaggaaatgagaaagcCATGCCAGCCATTCTTCCTGATCCGCACGCAATTGCGAAAGGCGATCATATTATTATCTGTAGACAAAGTCTTGTGTTAGGGTGGAGAATACACGTTACGGCATTGCACAAGAAGACACAGAGGGAAATAATGGACAATGGTGGTCAACGGGACCTCTACAATTTGGCGCATAGGACCCCAGAAGGAGGTATTCTCAAGCTTTTCGCCATTTCTGAGAGTATACATGGTGGAAGAATGACTGAGGATGAAGCTCAAAAGTTTGTCCTACTATCCTTAGGTAAGTTACTATTTGTATCCTTGTCCATTTGTGTTGCTTTATCTCCTTCCCTTTGCTATCATTTAGGCTAATACGTTATTGCtgtattttctcttcaactGCTCAACAGGTCTATACTTGGAACAGTGCAACTGGATTTCAGCGTCATTGCTATGCAACTCGTTCGCCCCTGGCGGACGGTCAATGCCTCAACCTTGACTCCATTTAACTATCACTCTCTCAATGCATGGACAATGTTTCCTTTGTTAAGCAAGACTGGGTGCCTTGGCAAGGGAATATCAGCATACAGAAGCTGTTTACCGGATTCCCTTCTGTTCACACCATGTATCCATTggtatttattataaaactcCTGGTTGACTCGCTTGAGCTTACAATCGTGGTTGGAGTTACCACACTTTATAGATGTTTGCGCTTAGATCCTGCAGAGCTCTGGTTAATTAAATGCAACGATCGATGTGTTCGGGAAGTCACCCAGAATGCAGGAGACGAGGAGTTGGGTATAGCTTATAAAGCCCGCTTCAGAAGGCTTTATATAAAGACTGCTTATCAGCTATGTTACGCTACCTTGCTGTATTCCTGACATTTGAAACTGGCTCCAGGGCCTATACATCGTTCGTGTTTTCTTCTGAGCACATGTACGTCGTAACAAAATCCACCATTATCGTAACAAATCCAACAACCCAATATGAACAGGGTAGTAAAACGACCATAGTATAACTTGAATGATTTACGAAAGGTATTATGTCATGAATTGAAAAGTCTGGCATATTTCTGGAACGTTTTCTGATGGTAACACAGAGAGATGAAAGCATATCCTCGATTCGGTGTAGATCGGCTCTGTGCATGACCACTATATTAGTACGGCAATAGTTACCTTCTCCAACCCTATCTATATTGACACATCACAAATATTATAAGCGAGGCGCATATGTGAGCCCAAACCTTCCTCGCGTGTTGAAGAGCCCAGTTAAGCTTTGACTAGGAAGGGTTAGTTGTATGGTGGTGTTGACGGTTGCTTTGGAGGTCTGTACACCCACCACACCTTTTGATATTGATTGGCAAcgtattttttttctctcggGTTGTCAACCAATAATAGTCATCTAAAGCGTCTATAGCGGGATACGCGAAGTATGTTAGGGCCGCAGGATAGAAATTAGTTCTTTGCGCTAGTCGGTATGTTAACCCGTATAACAATTTTAATCCGAGCAGATAAAAGATCCATTGGGGTCGTCGAAAGGGTGATGAGATGTGAAGCATCACTCTGACCCACTTAAGAACATAGAGAGTCTTGGTTAGAGTACATGATCCTGCTTCAAGCAACATGTTTCTTAGTGATAACCCCTGCAGCCTGCCAcatagaaagaaacaaaggacCATAGGATACTGCACCCCACAACCAAGGTATCCAAAACGATAACAGGCCATCCCAAGCCAGTGGTCCCTCATGAAAACAATGTGCAACATATTCCGTTGGGATCGCCCACACTGATATCGTAGAGACGGTCCAACCAACCCAGCGAGGAATCAGAGGTTTCGCTCGATTATCGAAGAAAATAGCCCATGATATTGCAAATGTCTGGAGTATCATGGGCGAGCCGATACACATGTAAAGAAGCCATGCGAGATCACTCGCAAGCTGAGTTATAACTGGATCTCGGCCTGAGCGATACGTCGCGGCCGCGAAGAACATTCCAATCAGTGCCAGAGCAAATCCAAGTAAGCAACCACCAGCCATTTGGAGGATTAAGATGGTGATGTTAATCCCTGGTATGCGTGCAAGTTGGTTACTGATACCGACTGCAAATAGTGGCCAGAGAGAGGATGCGAGTAGGAGGAGAAAAATGCCGATGTTAATGTTATCCTTGTTCTGTTGGTAATAATCTGCCAGATCTTGCGGTGCTTGAAGAGGGCTTGTTGGAGGGAGGAGCCCTGAGGCcccaaagaagatgaaaacCAGTAACAAAGCTATTGGTCCACATGCCAGAAACAATTTATCTCTCCGACTATCTGAGGGAGTATAGTAGGAAAGGCTATGCTCGTAGTTTTCATTTGAGGCCATATTGAAATGAATAGTGGGTTAGAGAATGGCGAGGAGAATAGCAAAGCGATGCACAAGGTAGCACAAGAATAGTCAAGGTTTAGAGAACAAGAATGCAGTGAATATTCAATGAAATGTCGTGAGAGAAATCGAGTGACATCCATCTTGGTTACGAAAAACGAGATCTGCAAAAGACATCAGCTCAAAACTTAAAACGGTGATTGATTTACGGTGTGAACAAATGAAGGCAACTTTCCTACAAGCCACTGTAGATCCTGACGTATGCTACGCCATTGAATGAACATTCTCGCCAGGTATATGACCAGGGTGAAGTTTATCTCTCTATTTATCTGTTATTTAACgtttttataaaataagataGGAAATATAGAGACAACAAGTTAAGTTAGTTATGTTTGCCCAGTCTAGTTGAGAATAGATCAAACAAAACCCCTCTGTGTGCCGAGACTTCAAATGTATTTTCAGACTAGGATCTAATATATGTTCCCCTAATAGCATATCACTCGGACTAGACCTGTAACTTCGTCAATATTCCCTCCAGAATCGGATTCTTTAACCCAAAACTAGCCTCTAGCCGATGAAGCTCCGTAAGAAGATCATTATGCATCGTCTGTAGCAATGCCTTTGTTTTTCCAATAGCTCCATTCGTTTTCATTGCTTTGAGAATAAATTCCTTCATTCCAAGTGGCAATCCATCGCCTGATGACCGCCGACTAAACAACAAACCCTTAACTTGATCACTTTCTAACCCAGAACTTTGCATGTAGTATATCAAAGGCAGTGAGATCTTGCCTTCGTCAAAATCCTCGCAAAATCCTTTCTGATGGGAGTACTATAACCAAGAATGTATAATTAGAGAAGTCAAATCCCATGGAATTATAGAAACAACATACCTCTTCCGACATGAGATTTTGGTAATCATCGCGGATTTGAAAAAAACGACCTAGAAGGCTTACGAAGTGGGTAAGTTCTAGATGTGGACTATATTGATATTAGACATGAAGTAATATATCGGTATTGAACTTACCCAGAACTAATTGATTTAGCCTGCATGAGGCGCACACAGAGTCGGAACAAGCCACCAGTTTCTAAATTTGTGAGGACGTTAATGGGAAAGAGCTGGGAGATCCATATCACTTACTGTGGtctatcatcatcatatACTCCTCGACAGTAGGGATATGGCCATGGTACTTCCAGTATAGGTCAAATGATTGGCCACAATGGAGGTTTTGCAATTCATCTGTATAGCTTAGCTAGATCCTTTGCATAGTTCTTAAAGTATAGTATCTTACCAATGAATATTTCCGTTGTCTCTGAGCTGTCAAGTCGCTGCACTTCTGAGAAGGTATTGACCAGAGCATATACGGCAGAATTGATGGTCTGAGCTGGGCCATACAACATGTGCGTGGCGGGCTTCCCTCGACGAAGTTGAGACTCGTCTTCGAGATCATCGAACCTTCACAGTTGTTACCAGCTTTATATCCATCCTTGTGTATGAAGTACTTACATAAGACTTGATTGGTGAAGGATGTTAGTAATAGATTTGATAGATTCAAGGGTCGGCTGGGGAACCTGAATCCATATGTGAATGCCTTGAATGAATATTTCTCTCACGTTCTTCGAGGGCAATCCGGCTATGTAATTGTAGGGAGCCAGTACGATCTAGAGATTACCAGTCAAAATGGgtgatataatatattagatagtACCAACATTCTTTTCTGGTTTGGTGGACACTTTACTGTTGCCATCTTCACAAACCTGTTTCTCTTGGCCCGGTTGCGTGTCGCTACTAAGACGTCCACTGCTTTCCGGAGTCGATTCCTTGGAGCGAAGTTTGTCCCCATTTGGCGGATTTTGACTTTTTCGGACAGAACGACTTTTATTTCTCACGAAGAACTTGGTCATAACTGTTCTAACATAAACTATTGTCATCGTGAATTATTGATACcagattgattgatatttggaaaaagagaatattgaAGGTACTGGGGACGATAGATTGGAGCAGTAATAGTCGAATTCTAGTTGACAGGTAGAAACATCACCTGAGATTACAGATCGTCGTTGAGCGAAGGCTTTGCTAAGTCATGCATACGATCGACCAGGTGCACGCGGCTCAATAATTCGATATAGGCAAGGCAACCATGGCGATGCATGGGCCGTTAGCAACCTGTGTCGGCTATACAATGTGATGGCTTGAAAAACATGCGAGCTTCTCCAAAAACTGTCCAAATTTATGCCGATGACAACTCCCTACTTAATTAGGAAATAATGCAAGTGATTGTCATTGGTACCTCGAAAAAGTGGATCATTTTATTAGCGTCTGCTTCCAACCATTAGCAGTTCTGAGATCAGTCGATTTGATATAGATGGTCCGTGTAAATCGCCATGGAAATTAGTTCCGTCAATTAAGGTTCGTCAAGGAACACCCAGATCCTCATCTATTTTGTGTTCAAAAAGATCGACATATTACGAGCTTGTTGGTGCCCAAATCCCTCAGATCTGCAGATGTTGACGTATCCAATTAGCCTAATTTATCGTGAGCAGACTTCGATCTTTTCCAGAGCTTTATCTTCATGTAaacacaaaagcaaaaataaaaacgAAGTTTGAAATTTTCAGGTCCAGTGGTAATGCAGATAGAATTGCCATGGATCATGGATAGACTTGCTACACCAATCCAATTAAATCCAGTATCACAAATGCTTAACACGGGATGTATATAAAGAGTTTGGCATCAGGTTCAAACCTACCATTGTAAGAATTGTGAACACGAAAAGCTATCTATCATTCCAGACAATGGATCTTACTCTTCATCTCATCCTGTTCCTTTGTTTTTGGGCTTGTTATCTGCTTTTCGAAAAGCAACTGCAACAACGCTCTCCGTTACCTCCTGGTCCGACCCCTCTTCCTATTATTGGGAATATCCTTCAGTTCAAAAGGAAACAAGCGGTGTGGGAGACTATTTCTCAATGGAGTGATCAATATGGCCCTATAATGAGCTTCAAGGTCGCATCACGGACGATTATCGTCTTGAGCACCAATCAAGCCATTCGGGATGTCCTTGAAAAGACACCCGTTAACAGCAGTCGACCCCGGTTTATTGGGGTCAACGAGAATCTGACACGGTCTATGATGCCTATCTTTTTACCGATCAGTGACAAATGGAAGGCCATCCATCGAGTGCAACTAAGCCTTGTGAATTCACGATCAGCCAAGGGGATAGCAGAAATTCAGTTACTGACGGCAAAGCAACATCTGTTCAACATGCTAGAGAATGCCAACTACGATATCGCCGATCATATCAATCGCTTTACATCAAACGTTGTTTCGACTGTGCTGTTTGGCACCAATATTGGATCAGTCTCCCAGACCAAGAGCAATGGCAAGTTTGGTCTAGCCGACCAATTTATTGCTTCCATATGCGTGGAACATGCGCTGGTTGACCTATTTCCAATTCTCGAGCACATACCAGGTGTTGCCCGGCTGGGTGCTAGCAAAGGTAATGCCTGGTTTGAGTCCATCAGACAACAATATACTGAGGATATACAACGCGCTATCAACTCTCCAACATGGAGCATGATCAAAGCTGCTCACCAGCAAAAGATAGGTGGAATGTCAGAGGACGCCTTCCGCATGTGGAATGTGGAAATGGAATTTGCGTTGGGGATGACATCGTCTATGATGATTGCGAACCTGGTTGCGATGGCTGTGTCACATTCCCATGAATTCCGCCAGGTTCAATCGGAAATCGATCGAGTAGTGGGCCCGGAGCGACTGCCAACCGCGGATGATCTCGCACATCTGCCTAGACTACATGCTTTCGTGAAAGAGGGCATACGGGTAGCGCCAATCGTGCCTTTCTCGGTCCCACATGCAGCcgtggaagaaaatgaataCATGGGCTATCGAATTCCAGTGGATGCCATCATTCTACCTAACCAATGGCATATAAACCGTGAGCCCAAGTACTTTGAAGATCCAGCCGAATTCAAACCTCAACGATGGATAGACAACCCAAACCTTCCTGGTCCGGCTTTGTTCGGGTATGGGATAAGGATCTGCCCCGGTAGGCAGACGGCGAACAATGGTCTGTTAATTGTTTTGGCCTTGATGGCGTGGGGGTTTGATTTGAACCATGCAGGAGGGGTAAAGGAACCTCCGAATGTTTTAGAGACTTTAATTATGAAGCTCCCGACATCGAGTATTCGATATTCCTGTCGGAGTTCGGTGCATCGAGACCTCATTCAAAAAGAATGGCTCGCGAGTGACGACGACCCCAGCTCAATTTTGAACACTCTTGGAAGTAGTCTAGGATTCTAGATAGATGAGTAGTGACTAGCTAGCTGGATTTTTCATGGCACAATTTTTCAGCTTCCGTCTACCCATCGCATATGTATTCAACAGGTACAGTAGATACTTCTCGAGATACCTACTACAAACCATATTAATGGCCAATACGAACTCCGTGGTGTGTTTACTCACAAAACGAGTTCAATTATTTCAAGAATTCCCGACCCAACTGCCGAACCACCAACTGCCAACTCTAGCAGCTCTGTAGCCACCTGTCAACTATAGGACATGGGCCGGAAGAAGGCTACCCCACTCTATCGTCTACCATGCGAGGGTAACGCTAAGGATTATGGACAAACTCAAGGGACTACAGGCGGGTCCTTTCCAATCAAGAATTCCGAGCGGTATAACCCGCTTACTGCGTGGTAACCGTGTCTCGCTTAACCTCGTGAGGTGGGGGGGATGCGCGTAAAAACTGAAAATACGTTTGTAGCATACGCTAAGCGCGTATTTAAGTTTCCTTATGTTGACCTGAAATTTTTAACCTACACTGCCATTGGATAGATTAGGTCACAGTAGGTGCATTTTCCGATACTAATGCAAGATAAGATTTCTCAAGGATTGACCTGTTGTTAATAGTTCTCTCAAGGCAAAAGTATGTCCCAGCGTTGATCGGCTATCAACCAAAGAGACACTCACACACTAGTTTGTATAGTTCTAGGATTAGACTTCAACGAGATACCGTGTCTATTTAGGTTTAAACCGACCTAATCTTATAATTGTACGGGATCAACTTTCACAGCCACAGTACGTGCGCAAAGGTATGTCAAAGCTAACACCAGATCTTCCGACAATAAGTACATCGCTACCGAATATGGGCCTGATCTCCTGTGGATTCTTATCGTAGGAATCCGGTTGGGCTTAGACCTATTTAGCCGCGAAGACCAGAGGTATCGGACTCTGAAGTTCGATGTCCTAAACCACTACCTATATGGCGTATGCGTAATACAACAAAAACGATCCGTTTGTTTCTAAAGTTTtcatatcatcatctttGACTATCTGCCCCTCATATCCATATGTGTCACATATGGCAAAGGTATGGAGCGCTCACGTCTCAAACCTTGAACGCAACCTATTCGCTAGGAAGGAATTCCATGTATAGCCGAAAGCAAAAGCAATcctttaattaaattaatttcatACAGGTCTTTATCTCGTGACCACATAAAGTGACCAAGTTAGTGCATTAGTCTGTGCTGAATTAAAAATTTGAAAGTGCAtgagcaaaggaaaagccaGCCTTACTAGACGGTGGCGCTGGTTATTGTAAGAGATTATAAAAGCCTCCTCAATGGTAACAATCAACACCCAGAAACATTGCCGACTAACTTCAAAAGCGAACTTATATGGAAACCGCCTCCATTGGTACGTCCACACAATATGTTTTACTCATACATACGCACAAAAGCTAACAACTTAACAAGCACTCTGTCAAGAGCGGCTCTGCTCCAAAATAGACCGACCccatcttctctccatccAATATTGCTATGACTGGATTCAAGGCTTGGTTCCATATGTCCAACCAACATCCCTCCTCTTCAACGATTATATGGACTGTCAACCGGATTCGCCCTTGAGCATCCCTAACCGGGCTGAAATACATGCCCTCCTAACCCAACACTCTATCAAGCTCGATCCCGTCAAGGCCAACATGCCCTGGCGTTCATCCATCACCAATGTCCGACAGAATATACACTGGCAGGCTGTCGTAGATGGATACACCAAGATCCTCCAGGCCTTTGCACAGGATGAAACTGCAAAGCGTACTCCAAGCCCAGATGTGATTACTGTGGCTGATATGGCGATGAAAGAACTCAAACGGGTGGAGAACGGGAGTTCACGTTTTGTCACATATATGTATCCTTTTGCGAGTGAGCATCGCATGAGATTGTTGGCGGAAATGCAGTGTCTTTCACTGCTATTTGATGGTATGTTCTGTCCTCCCAATATGTGATTATGGGGATGGATGAAAGACTTTAGTTAACTGGAATCATAGAATCATGGGAACATCATGAACATGACCATGTAAGGTTTCTACAATTAAAATCGGTTCTATTATTCGATACTAAGTTGATAGAATCaaaccttcttcctctccctgaTGCCGCCAATTAATAACAAAGACCTTCACCCCAAAACCCCACTCCAAGAAGCCGTCTGGAAGTCAATTGAGGCAGTctatgaagaggatgaacGCGCTGGTGGTAATGGTGGCACAGGGCTCATCGAGTTCCtaactaattatattaaacaCCCAACCCCGGCCAAAGAGATGAAAACTTTCACCGACTTTATGGATTATCGCTTCAATGACGGAGGCATGATGTATGTTACCCCCCTCTCTCTATACATATTATAAAGTCTGTAACCTAGAAAAGGGTATGCTGGAACTCAGCCAAATTCTCAATCGGTTCGAATCTCAGTCTCCAAGAGCCAAAAATGGCCCGTATCGTCCGCCTATTCTCAGACCAGATGCTAGAATCTAACGATATCGCCTCGTTTgataaagagaaaaagcacTGGCTGTCTGGAAATGCTAAGCAATTCCTGACAACCAACGGGACCGCCATTATCCGAgatctcttctctttgaaAAGCGACGAAGCAGCGAAAGCGCTTGCATATGCAAACCAAATGGAAACAGAACGCCAAATGGACCGAGAATTAGGGGATTTACTCTCCACGGGCCAATTATCGACCGATGAGTGGCATCTGGTCAATGCGATGCTATACTGTGTTACGGGGAATCTTATTTCAGCTGTTACGATGTGTCGGTATGGGGGTGAGGCTGCTAGAATCCCAActacaaagaaaaggccgGATGCGAATCGATTGAGTGGAGGTATGTGGCCGATGATCTTGTTGTTTTCGGCTGCGGTTGCTTTGACTTCGCAGTGGTATTCGGGTGCGTTTAAGTCGGTTGGGTTTTGGTGAAACTTTTCTACTGCTGTTTTGCATGATTACAATGACCAATATCACTTTCTTGAATTTTGTAAAACTATTGTCTTTCTCTTATGTCGTGTTCTAGTATCAATCTCTCCCCTTTATACTCTGATTAACAGGT
The sequence above is a segment of the Aspergillus flavus chromosome 4, complete sequence genome. Coding sequences within it:
- a CDS encoding isoprenoid synthase domain-containing protein, yielding METASIALCQERLCSKIDRPHLLSIQYCYDWIQGLVPYVQPTSLLFNDYMDCQPDSPLSIPNRAEIHALLTQHSIKLDPVKANMPWRSSITNVRQNIHWQAVVDGYTKILQAFAQDETAKRTPSPDVITVADMAMKELKRVENGSSRFVTYMYPFASEHRMRLLAEMQCLSLLFDESWEHHEHDHNQTFFLSLMPPINNKDLHPKTPLQEAVWKSIEAVYEEDERAGGNGGTGLIEFLTNYIKHPTPAKEMKTFTDFMDYRFNDGGMMVCWNSAKFSIGSNLSLQEPKMARIVRLFSDQMLESNDIASFDKEKKHWLSGNAKQFLTTNGTAIIRDLFSLKSDEAAKALAYANQMETERQMDRELGDLLSTGQLSTDEWHLVNAMLYCVTGNLISAVTMCRYGGEAARIPTTKKRPDANRLSGGMWPMILLFSAAVALTSQWYSGAFKSVGFW
- a CDS encoding geranylgeranyl pyrophosphate synthase, whose amino-acid sequence is MTIVYVRTVMTKFFVRNKSRSVRKSQNPPNGDKLRSKESTPESSGRLSSDTQPGQEKQVCEDGNSKVSTKPEKNIVLAPYNYIAGLPSKNVREIFIQGIHIWIQVPQPTLESIKSITNILHQSSLMFDDLEDESQLRRGKPATHMLYGPAQTINSAVYALVNTFSEVQRLDSSETTEIFIDELQNLHCGQSFDLYWKYHGHIPTVEEYMMMIDHKTGGLFRLCVRLMQAKSISSGPHLELTHFVSLLGRFFQIRDDYQNLMSEEYSHQKGFCEDFDEGKISLPLIYYMQSSGLESDQVKGLLFSRRSSGDGLPLGMKEFILKAMKTNGAIGKTKALLQTMHNDLLTELHRLEASFGLKNPILEGILTKLQV
- a CDS encoding putative cytochrome P450 gives rise to the protein MDLTLHLILFLCFWACYLLFEKQLQQRSPLPPGPTPLPIIGNILQFKRKQAVWETISQWSDQYGPIMSFKVASRTIIVLSTNQAIRDVLEKTPVNSSRPRFIGVNENLTRSMMPIFLPISDKWKAIHRVQLSLVNSRSAKGIAEIQLLTAKQHLFNMLENANYDIADHINRFTSNVVSTVLFGTNIGSVSQTKSNGKFGLADQFIASICVEHALVDLFPILEHIPGVARLGASKGNAWFESIRQQYTEDIQRAINSPTWSMIKAAHQQKIGGMSEDAFRMWNVEMEFALGMTSSMMIANLVAMAVSHSHEFRQVQSEIDRVVGPERLPTADDLAHLPRLHAFVKEGIRVAPIVPFSVPHAAVEENEYMGYRIPVDAIILPNQWHINREPKYFEDPAEFKPQRWIDNPNLPGPALFGYGIRICPGRQTANNGGVKEPPNVLETLIMKLPTSSIRYSCRSSVHRDLIQKEWLASDDDPSSILNTLGSSLGF